From the genome of Turicibacter faecis, one region includes:
- a CDS encoding PadR family transcriptional regulator, translated as MNAQYKKGVLELCVLRLIKRRDLYGYEMVQQVSLYIEVTESTIYPLLRRLTKEGYLQTYNKASSEGPTRKYYSMTVEGEVYLTTLLKEWNQMVESVQRLLEEGD; from the coding sequence ATGAATGCACAATATAAAAAAGGTGTTTTAGAATTATGTGTTTTACGATTAATTAAGCGTCGTGATTTATACGGGTATGAGATGGTACAACAAGTTTCTTTATATATTGAAGTGACTGAAAGTACGATTTATCCACTTCTTCGTCGTTTAACAAAGGAAGGGTATTTGCAGACGTACAATAAGGCGTCGTCAGAGGGACCGACGCGAAAATATTATTCGATGACGGTTGAGGGAGAGGTCTATTTAACGACTCTTTTAAAGGAATGGAATCAGATGGTGGAATCCGTGCAACGATTATTAGAGGAGGGAGACTAA
- a CDS encoding DUF1700 domain-containing protein produces the protein MEILNQWLEELAGDLQRISPEDREAILESYREQINEMVSCGIKESDILSEIGSPKQVAKEVLESFIVDEALEEEVNVWKGPSRETNRGKQLFGIAVMGICLFIACWSFLMMLRLVIGGFFISLISLGLMIALFFAAIVAFNLAIASGYVGWLVWNREKRERGRKKGIERYLIVSRVVAIIVGSAVFVGSIYTNPFLKQGVSEGELFDLIEERSQGILDFDDLFEIDFS, from the coding sequence ATGGAGATTTTGAATCAGTGGTTAGAGGAACTCGCCGGGGATTTACAACGCATTTCTCCTGAGGATCGGGAGGCCATTTTAGAAAGTTACCGGGAACAAATAAATGAGATGGTGTCTTGTGGGATAAAGGAATCAGATATTTTATCTGAAATTGGTTCTCCAAAGCAGGTAGCCAAAGAAGTTCTTGAGTCGTTTATCGTGGATGAGGCGTTAGAAGAAGAGGTAAATGTTTGGAAAGGTCCCTCTCGGGAAACGAATCGCGGTAAACAATTGTTTGGGATTGCGGTGATGGGGATTTGTCTTTTTATTGCTTGCTGGTCATTTCTTATGATGCTTCGTTTAGTGATCGGAGGCTTTTTTATCTCACTAATCTCGTTGGGATTAATGATTGCTCTCTTTTTCGCCGCCATCGTGGCCTTTAATTTAGCAATTGCTTCAGGATATGTTGGGTGGTTAGTTTGGAATCGGGAAAAAAGAGAACGGGGTAGGAAAAAAGGAATTGAAAGGTATTTAATAGTTTCGCGTGTTGTTGCTATAATAGTGGGAAGTGCGGTCTTTGTTGGGAGTATTTATACGAATCCGTTTTTGAAGCAAGGGGTTTCGGAAGGGGAGTTATTTGACTTGATTGAAGAGAGGTCGCAGGGGATTCTTGATTTTGACGACTTATTTGAGATTGATTTTAGTTAG
- the ispF gene encoding 2-C-methyl-D-erythritol 2,4-cyclodiphosphate synthase yields MIRIGHSTDIHQLVEGRKLILGGVEIEHSKGLLGHSDADVLCHAVTEAIIGALAKGDIGTHFPDTDPKYKGVDSRILLRGAKEMLDEAGYVLGNLDATIYAERPKMRPHIDAMRANIAADLGATMEQVNIKATRGEKLGFVGREEGIASECVVLLFKKNAL; encoded by the coding sequence ATGATTCGAATTGGACATTCAACGGATATTCATCAACTGGTTGAAGGGCGAAAGTTAATTTTAGGTGGGGTAGAGATAGAGCATTCGAAAGGGTTGCTCGGTCATAGTGATGCGGATGTCTTATGTCATGCGGTGACGGAGGCTATTATTGGGGCATTAGCTAAAGGCGATATCGGAACTCATTTTCCTGATACAGATCCTAAATATAAAGGGGTAGATTCTCGCATTTTGTTGCGTGGGGCTAAGGAAATGTTAGATGAAGCGGGATATGTGCTTGGAAACTTAGATGCAACAATTTATGCTGAGCGTCCGAAGATGCGTCCCCATATTGATGCGATGCGTGCAAATATTGCCGCCGATTTAGGGGCGACGATGGAGCAGGTTAACATTAAAGCCACACGTGGCGAAAAGTTAGGCTTTGTCGGTCGTGAAGAAGGAATTGCGTCAGAATGCGTGGTTCTACTCTTTAAAAAGAATGCCTTGTAA
- the gltX gene encoding glutamate--tRNA ligase → MTVRVRYAPSPTGFLHIGNARTALYNYLFAKHHGGDFILRIEDTDVERNVEGGEESQMNYLRWLGIEWDESFDVGGDYGPYRQLERLDIYRKYVDELIEKGLAYKCYCTSEELEAEREAMSTHGHDNIHYSRRCLNATAEERAQLEARGEYVVRIKVPENEVYTFNDIVRGEITFNSSDFGDWVIMKSNGIPTYNFAVVVDDHLMKITHVFRGEEHITNTPKQMMIYRAFGWDVPTFAHMTLIVNEHGKKLSKRDKDTVQFIEQYANMGYLPEALFNFIALLGWSPGIEEEILSHEQLVELFDENRLSKSPSTFDKAKLAYINNRYIKALDAEELLELCMPHLVEAGILEGRTHQWAVELVSLFHDRLSYGAEIVDLYDEFFSEELTLDEEAQAFINQEGISATLKAFKDQLESLEDFTAEGIQASVKAAGKASGAKGKMLFMPCRIATTGQMHGPDLPKALALLGKETVVSRIEKFI, encoded by the coding sequence ATGACAGTTCGTGTTCGTTATGCACCAAGTCCAACAGGATTTTTACATATCGGAAATGCTAGAACAGCATTATATAATTATTTATTTGCAAAGCACCATGGTGGTGACTTTATTTTACGTATTGAGGATACTGATGTTGAGCGTAATGTAGAAGGCGGAGAAGAATCGCAAATGAACTATTTACGTTGGCTAGGTATTGAATGGGATGAGTCATTTGATGTTGGTGGAGACTACGGGCCTTACCGCCAATTAGAGCGTTTAGATATTTACCGTAAATATGTAGACGAGTTAATTGAAAAAGGATTAGCTTATAAATGCTACTGTACAAGTGAGGAACTTGAAGCTGAACGCGAGGCTATGTCAACTCATGGGCATGATAATATTCATTACTCACGTCGTTGTTTAAATGCGACAGCTGAGGAACGTGCACAGTTAGAAGCACGTGGGGAATATGTTGTTCGTATTAAAGTTCCAGAAAATGAAGTTTATACATTCAATGACATCGTTCGTGGAGAAATTACATTTAACTCATCAGATTTTGGTGATTGGGTCATCATGAAGAGTAATGGAATTCCAACGTATAACTTTGCGGTTGTAGTGGACGATCACTTAATGAAAATTACTCACGTTTTCCGTGGAGAAGAACACATTACAAATACGCCAAAACAAATGATGATTTATCGTGCGTTTGGATGGGATGTCCCAACATTTGCACATATGACGTTAATTGTAAACGAACACGGGAAAAAGTTATCGAAACGTGACAAAGATACGGTGCAATTTATCGAACAATATGCGAACATGGGATATTTACCAGAAGCCTTATTTAACTTTATCGCCTTATTAGGATGGTCTCCAGGAATTGAAGAAGAAATTTTATCACATGAACAATTAGTGGAATTATTCGATGAAAATCGTTTATCTAAATCACCTTCAACGTTTGATAAAGCTAAATTAGCTTACATTAATAATCGCTATATTAAAGCGTTAGACGCTGAAGAATTACTTGAACTTTGTATGCCTCACTTAGTAGAAGCGGGAATCTTAGAAGGGCGTACACACCAATGGGCGGTAGAATTAGTTTCGTTATTCCATGACCGTTTATCATATGGTGCAGAAATCGTTGATTTATACGATGAATTTTTCTCAGAAGAATTAACATTAGATGAAGAAGCACAAGCATTCATTAATCAAGAAGGTATTTCAGCAACATTAAAGGCTTTCAAAGATCAATTAGAATCTTTAGAGGACTTTACAGCAGAAGGGATCCAAGCTTCTGTTAAAGCTGCTGGGAAAGCAAGTGGAGCAAAAGGAAAAATGTTGTTTATGCCTTGTCGAATTGCGACAACAGGTCAAATGCATGGACCAGATTTACCAAAAGCGTTAGCTTTACTTGGAAAAGAAACTGTCGTTTCACGTATTGAAAAATTTATTTAA
- a CDS encoding MFS transporter, whose translation MSNKLKFQKYLVLMACFLIMSVSFSIVNNITSLFLDPVTKHLGLSISSFSLIFTIGAVTTALMSPITGHLVSKVPLKLLMAIGSILAGGGFFCYALAKTIWMFYLIAIIVGIGISCLTTIPIATALTSWFEDRKGFALGIAMAGAGTGSFVWMQVVSRMLNHLTYQTTYALLGGIILIVCLPLSLLVMALPPDATIESKKKEKLSFNDIHWSTQLILFSLGLFLLGMSVSGTKMHIQPYLTSLHHPLSFNANVGSTQAIFALIGSLVGGIVFDKLGLRTSIASFVSMALIGYLCLIFGFYPSLLFIFAALFGLCLCLPSLLPSYGTSALFGKDHYSMHLGFINMIFTLGSALGPVISGFIADHLTYRLVWVIYFIITTLYLILFLLAFKKKKPQN comes from the coding sequence ATGTCAAATAAATTGAAATTTCAGAAGTATCTCGTGCTAATGGCCTGCTTTCTGATTATGTCGGTCTCGTTTAGTATCGTTAATAATATTACTTCACTCTTTCTTGACCCCGTGACGAAACATCTAGGTTTATCAATTTCCTCATTTTCTTTAATTTTCACGATTGGGGCTGTGACAACAGCACTAATGTCCCCCATAACGGGACATCTAGTTTCAAAAGTACCATTAAAGTTATTAATGGCCATTGGATCTATTTTAGCCGGTGGAGGATTTTTTTGTTACGCCCTCGCCAAAACGATCTGGATGTTTTATCTGATTGCTATTATTGTTGGAATCGGAATCTCGTGTCTAACGACTATTCCAATCGCCACTGCACTAACTTCTTGGTTTGAGGATCGAAAAGGATTTGCCTTAGGTATTGCGATGGCGGGTGCGGGAACTGGCTCTTTTGTTTGGATGCAGGTTGTCTCGCGGATGTTAAATCATCTGACCTATCAAACAACGTATGCCCTTTTAGGCGGAATTATCTTAATTGTTTGCCTGCCCCTCTCTCTATTAGTCATGGCGTTGCCACCTGATGCAACCATTGAGTCGAAGAAAAAAGAAAAATTATCATTCAACGATATCCATTGGAGCACTCAATTGATTCTATTTTCTTTGGGGCTTTTTCTTCTAGGAATGAGTGTTTCGGGAACAAAGATGCATATTCAACCGTATTTAACAAGTCTTCACCATCCCCTAAGCTTTAATGCTAATGTAGGTTCTACGCAAGCTATCTTCGCCCTCATCGGGAGCTTAGTTGGCGGAATCGTTTTCGATAAACTCGGATTAAGAACATCAATCGCCTCCTTTGTTTCCATGGCGCTTATCGGTTATCTTTGCCTCATTTTTGGATTTTACCCCTCACTTCTATTCATCTTTGCCGCCCTGTTTGGACTATGTTTGTGTCTTCCCTCACTCCTTCCCTCTTATGGAACAAGTGCCTTATTCGGAAAAGATCATTACTCCATGCATCTCGGCTTTATTAATATGATTTTTACACTAGGAAGTGCCTTAGGTCCTGTTATCTCTGGTTTTATCGCCGATCATTTAACTTATCGTTTGGTGTGGGTCATTTACTTTATCATCACTACTCTCTACTTAATCCTTTTCCTTCTCGCCTTTAAAAAGAAAAAACCTCAGAATTAA
- a CDS encoding RidA family protein, with product MNIISTNAAPQAIGPYSQAIEVNNTLYISGQIPLDPQTMEVIADDVATQTHQCLKNIDAILTKAGYSLHNVVKCGIFLTDMNDFSIVNEVYGQYFHSHKPTRSCVQVAKLPREVKIEIEAIAVRN from the coding sequence ATGAACATTATTTCAACAAACGCTGCACCCCAAGCTATCGGACCTTATTCACAAGCTATCGAGGTCAACAACACCCTCTATATTTCTGGACAAATACCTCTTGATCCTCAAACGATGGAAGTTATTGCCGATGATGTTGCTACGCAAACGCACCAATGTTTAAAGAATATTGACGCCATTTTAACAAAAGCGGGGTACTCGCTTCATAATGTAGTGAAATGTGGGATTTTTTTAACCGATATGAACGATTTTTCAATTGTCAATGAAGTATATGGCCAATACTTTCACTCACATAAACCTACCCGTTCATGTGTGCAGGTTGCTAAACTTCCTCGAGAAGTTAAAATTGAAATCGAGGCCATTGCCGTTAGAAATTAA
- the ilvA gene encoding threonine ammonia-lyase — protein sequence MENVTFQMVIEAARELKGIIKETDFCYAETLSGLTKGEIYLKLENLQQSGSFKIRGAYNKMVHLTEDEKKSGVVASSAGNHAQGVAISASKLGLKSTVVMPKNAPFAKISATRKYGAEVVLEGDVYDEAYQKALEIKEATGATFVHPFNDPYVIAGQGTIGLEMLKEQPDLDVVLVPIGGGGIAAGIALAVKTINPKIRVIGVQTENAPSMYESVRLGKIEKVNIHRTIADGIAVGRPGDLTFPLICRYVDEIVTVTETEISQAFLFLLENCNLVCEGAGAVPVAALLSGHLDVRGKKVGAVLSGGNIDINLIESIINHAMITTGRRTEIKVLLNHRAGELSLFLDTIAKEFGNVLVIHQNRHKEGLSMYQLEVSVVIETIDEEHKKRVIEKLLEANYEIEYTN from the coding sequence ATGGAAAATGTAACCTTTCAAATGGTCATTGAGGCGGCTAGAGAGTTAAAGGGAATCATTAAAGAAACTGATTTTTGTTATGCAGAAACGTTGAGTGGATTGACAAAGGGGGAAATCTATTTAAAGCTTGAAAACCTACAACAATCGGGATCGTTTAAAATTCGAGGGGCTTATAATAAAATGGTTCATTTAACAGAGGATGAGAAAAAAAGTGGTGTTGTAGCTTCAAGTGCTGGAAATCACGCGCAGGGGGTGGCCATTAGTGCAAGCAAATTAGGTCTTAAGTCCACCGTCGTGATGCCTAAGAATGCACCTTTCGCAAAAATTTCGGCGACGCGTAAATATGGGGCAGAAGTGGTGTTAGAGGGGGATGTTTATGACGAGGCCTACCAAAAAGCATTAGAAATTAAAGAGGCGACTGGCGCAACCTTTGTTCATCCGTTCAATGATCCGTATGTCATTGCAGGTCAGGGGACGATTGGTCTAGAGATGTTAAAGGAACAACCGGATTTAGATGTGGTGTTAGTTCCTATCGGTGGAGGGGGGATCGCGGCAGGGATAGCATTAGCGGTAAAAACGATTAATCCCAAAATTCGTGTGATCGGGGTACAAACAGAAAATGCACCTTCTATGTATGAATCGGTTCGATTAGGAAAGATAGAAAAAGTTAATATTCATCGAACCATTGCTGATGGCATCGCAGTTGGTAGACCGGGAGATTTGACGTTTCCCCTTATTTGCCGCTATGTAGACGAAATCGTGACAGTGACTGAAACAGAAATTTCTCAAGCATTTTTATTTCTTCTTGAAAATTGTAACCTAGTGTGCGAAGGCGCTGGTGCCGTTCCAGTTGCGGCGTTATTATCCGGTCATCTAGATGTTAGAGGTAAAAAGGTAGGGGCCGTTCTCTCAGGGGGAAATATAGATATTAATTTAATTGAAAGTATTATTAATCATGCGATGATTACAACCGGCCGTCGAACAGAAATTAAAGTTTTATTAAATCACCGGGCAGGAGAGCTAAGTCTCTTTTTAGATACTATAGCGAAAGAATTCGGAAATGTGTTGGTTATTCATCAAAATCGTCATAAGGAAGGATTATCGATGTATCAATTAGAAGTATCGGTTGTTATTGAGACGATTGATGAAGAACATAAAAAACGCGTCATTGAAAAATTATTAGAGGCAAATTATGAGATTGAGTATACAAACTAG
- the cysS gene encoding cysteine--tRNA ligase, with protein sequence MLIYNTYTRQKEEFKPIEENKVKMYICGPTVYNYVHIGNARPVLFFDLVHRYFNYLGYEVDYVSNVTDVDDKIINRAIEEEVTEAEIAKKYLEYFLECNQLLNALPFNKMPKVTENMEEMIDFIHALVERGYAYAVEGDVYFRIDKVREYGQLSGKRIEELEVGARIAEDSKKENPLDFVLWKKTDKGITWDSPWGAGRPGWHTECVVMIQKEFKGKIDIHGGGTDLQFPHHENEIAQSLCMHGHSIANYWMHVGRLGLNNEKMSKSLGNVINVKDLIEKIDANAFRLFMLSVHYRQPINYTEENIQLAMKEWQKIKTTFNQLHLKLDVAEALDVKEEKVDAIAALMQQFTDALEDDFNTSNAITSLYGVVKEVNKMMRAKVSEGAYKYALMTLQNMTYIFGFDLKKKRLTSEERDLFKSWEAARKAKDFTQADALRERLQALNVI encoded by the coding sequence ATGTTAATTTATAATACGTATACGCGTCAGAAAGAGGAATTTAAGCCGATTGAAGAAAATAAGGTCAAGATGTATATTTGTGGACCAACTGTTTATAATTATGTTCACATCGGAAATGCACGTCCAGTTTTATTTTTTGACCTTGTTCACCGCTACTTTAATTATCTAGGATACGAAGTAGATTATGTCTCTAATGTGACAGATGTGGATGATAAGATTATTAATCGTGCGATTGAAGAAGAGGTAACAGAGGCAGAAATTGCGAAAAAGTATTTAGAATACTTTTTAGAGTGTAATCAACTTTTGAATGCCTTACCGTTTAATAAAATGCCTAAAGTCACGGAAAATATGGAAGAAATGATTGATTTTATTCATGCGTTAGTTGAGCGAGGGTATGCGTACGCAGTAGAGGGTGACGTTTATTTCCGTATCGATAAGGTTCGGGAGTATGGACAATTATCAGGTAAAAGGATAGAAGAATTAGAAGTTGGTGCACGTATTGCAGAAGACTCTAAAAAGGAAAATCCTTTAGACTTTGTTTTATGGAAAAAAACAGATAAGGGAATTACTTGGGATTCACCGTGGGGAGCAGGTCGCCCAGGATGGCATACAGAATGTGTCGTTATGATTCAGAAAGAATTTAAAGGTAAGATTGATATTCATGGAGGCGGAACAGATCTTCAATTCCCTCACCACGAAAATGAAATTGCGCAGTCATTATGTATGCATGGTCACAGTATAGCGAATTATTGGATGCACGTAGGACGTTTAGGTCTTAATAACGAGAAAATGAGTAAATCTTTAGGAAATGTGATTAATGTTAAAGATTTAATTGAGAAAATTGATGCTAATGCGTTTCGCCTATTTATGTTGTCGGTTCACTATCGTCAACCGATCAACTACACAGAGGAAAATATCCAGTTAGCGATGAAAGAGTGGCAAAAAATTAAAACAACGTTTAATCAGTTGCATCTGAAACTTGATGTGGCGGAGGCGCTAGATGTGAAAGAGGAAAAAGTCGACGCAATAGCGGCGTTAATGCAACAATTTACGGACGCGTTAGAGGATGACTTCAATACATCAAATGCTATTACAAGTTTATATGGAGTGGTTAAAGAAGTGAATAAGATGATGCGTGCGAAGGTTAGCGAAGGAGCCTATAAATATGCGCTGATGACTCTTCAAAATATGACGTATATTTTTGGTTTTGATTTGAAGAAAAAGCGTCTAACCTCTGAAGAAAGAGACTTGTTCAAGTCTTGGGAAGCTGCTAGAAAGGCGAAAGACTTTACGCAGGCTGACGCATTAAGAGAAAGATTACAGGCTTTAAATGTCATTTAA
- a CDS encoding Mini-ribonuclease 3, translating into MTRLEKACETMEVKQMNSTMLAFVGDSYYDLRIRETLCRMGINKPKRLHQLAVKYVSAHAQAATLTYLIENNLLNEKEVEVVKKGRNTKSRSVPKNTDVLTYTHSTAFEALIGYLYLTNQMQRLDEIISYSIESKGEVTK; encoded by the coding sequence ATGACGAGATTAGAAAAGGCGTGTGAGACAATGGAAGTAAAGCAAATGAATAGTACAATGTTGGCCTTTGTAGGGGATTCGTACTATGATTTAAGAATTCGAGAGACGTTGTGCCGAATGGGAATTAATAAACCTAAACGTCTGCATCAATTAGCGGTAAAGTATGTTTCTGCGCATGCTCAGGCAGCAACGTTAACCTACTTAATAGAAAATAATTTATTGAATGAGAAAGAAGTAGAGGTTGTAAAAAAGGGACGGAATACAAAGAGTCGATCAGTTCCTAAAAACACGGATGTTTTAACTTATACACACTCAACAGCTTTTGAAGCGTTGATTGGATATTTATATTTAACTAATCAGATGCAACGATTAGACGAGATTATTTCCTATAGTATTGAATCTAAGGGTGAGGTGACGAAATAA
- the rlmB gene encoding 23S rRNA (guanosine(2251)-2'-O)-methyltransferase RlmB, producing the protein MSKYHKGKKNDQNPKRMNKKEAKPMNKKDSGREVVYGKNTVNEVLSSNRKIFEVVVADAVSKNDVKLMDLLAERNITCRVLPKQKFEQVVKDKYDVKGNHQGVLAIVEPYGYLPLADLIQRATNKDEPAFIIILDGLEDPHNLGAILRTADAAGVDGIIIRKDRAVGLTSTVAKLSTGAIEHVPVACVSNLTVAINQLKEAGLWIAGTDANEAQDYRTLDAQLPLGLVIGSEGKGISRLVREACDFKVYLPMRGHVTSLNASVAAALLMYEIYNKRNPIK; encoded by the coding sequence ATGAGCAAGTATCATAAAGGGAAAAAGAATGATCAAAACCCTAAACGCATGAATAAAAAAGAGGCGAAGCCAATGAATAAAAAAGATAGTGGACGCGAAGTCGTTTACGGAAAGAATACAGTAAACGAGGTTTTATCTTCAAATCGTAAAATATTTGAAGTTGTCGTCGCGGATGCGGTGTCTAAAAACGATGTGAAATTAATGGATTTATTGGCCGAGAGAAATATTACGTGCCGCGTGCTTCCTAAACAAAAATTTGAACAAGTTGTAAAGGATAAGTACGATGTTAAGGGAAATCATCAAGGTGTTTTAGCCATCGTAGAACCTTATGGATATCTTCCATTAGCAGACTTGATCCAAAGGGCGACTAATAAGGACGAACCGGCTTTTATTATTATTTTAGACGGCCTGGAGGATCCGCATAATTTAGGTGCGATTCTTCGAACTGCTGATGCGGCAGGGGTCGATGGAATCATTATTCGTAAAGACCGAGCTGTTGGGTTGACGAGTACGGTAGCTAAATTATCAACGGGTGCTATTGAACATGTTCCAGTTGCGTGTGTTTCGAATTTAACAGTTGCAATTAATCAGTTAAAGGAAGCGGGGCTTTGGATAGCTGGAACAGATGCTAACGAAGCACAAGACTATCGAACGTTAGATGCGCAATTACCTTTAGGTCTTGTAATAGGTAGCGAAGGAAAGGGAATTAGTCGTCTGGTTCGTGAAGCTTGTGATTTTAAAGTCTATTTACCGATGAGAGGTCATGTTACCTCGTTAAATGCGTCGGTCGCTGCTGCATTACTGATGTATGAAATTTATAATAAGAGAAATCCGATAAAATAG
- a CDS encoding sigma-70 family RNA polymerase sigma factor produces the protein MKVKCSDYELVRLVREQDKVALDTLIKKYSLLIKKIAYSYRGIGIDPEDFFQEGQLAFIQSIYTYDQEAEFSFYSYSMTCVRNAIITEYRRVKRSAGLDLLTDYSTTEVCVVAESQASYLDRGYFNLDEKLFMEYAFKKEGFLSDFEKMCLKYYLLDNTYIEIAQMLSVPPKKVDNALQRCKMKLKALNKNSSSTGQYC, from the coding sequence GTGAAGGTTAAGTGTAGTGATTATGAATTGGTACGTTTAGTTCGAGAACAAGATAAAGTTGCTTTGGATACACTCATCAAGAAATACTCACTGTTAATAAAAAAAATAGCCTATTCTTATCGTGGAATCGGTATAGATCCTGAAGATTTTTTTCAAGAAGGGCAATTAGCCTTCATCCAGTCTATTTACACCTATGACCAAGAGGCAGAGTTTAGTTTTTATTCTTATTCAATGACATGTGTAAGAAATGCGATTATAACAGAGTATCGTCGGGTTAAAAGAAGCGCCGGTCTGGATTTATTGACGGATTATAGCACAACAGAAGTTTGTGTTGTAGCGGAGTCACAGGCATCCTATTTAGATCGAGGGTATTTTAACTTAGATGAAAAATTATTTATGGAGTACGCCTTTAAAAAAGAAGGATTTTTATCCGATTTTGAAAAAATGTGTTTGAAATATTATTTGTTAGATAATACTTATATTGAGATAGCACAAATGTTAAGTGTGCCTCCTAAAAAAGTAGATAATGCTTTACAACGTTGTAAAATGAAATTAAAGGCATTAAATAAAAATAGTTCATCTACTGGGCAATATTGTTAG
- the rpmG gene encoding 50S ribosomal protein L33: protein MRTKIILACDECLSRNYSTVKNKQTHNERLVVKKFCKRCGKHTMHKETK, encoded by the coding sequence ATGCGCACAAAAATAATTTTAGCTTGTGATGAATGTTTAAGTCGCAACTATTCAACCGTAAAAAATAAACAAACACACAATGAACGTCTTGTAGTTAAAAAATTCTGCAAGCGTTGTGGGAAACATACAATGCACAAGGAAACTAAATAA
- the secE gene encoding preprotein translocase subunit SecE, translated as MSQVKGFFKGVSAELKKITWPTEKEMKTYTVQVMCFVIVLSVFFFAVDLVISQVIGLLG; from the coding sequence ATGAGTCAGGTAAAAGGTTTTTTTAAAGGTGTGTCTGCTGAATTAAAGAAGATAACTTGGCCGACAGAGAAGGAGATGAAAACTTACACAGTACAAGTAATGTGTTTCGTTATTGTGTTATCAGTTTTCTTCTTCGCTGTTGACTTAGTGATTTCCCAAGTAATCGGGTTACTTGGATAG
- the nusG gene encoding transcription termination/antitermination protein NusG — MEKRWYVVQTYAGYENKVMTNLLKRIETMNMQEKIFRVLIPEEKEVKIKDGVRKEKLKKTFPGYVLVEMIDTDDSWYMVRNTPGVTGFLGSSGKGTRPVPLPTEEITPILKKMGITSVEVSVDIEVGQQVLVAAGPFSGQVGKIETIDKEHGKVSVLVDLFGRETPVELDFGQICEVE, encoded by the coding sequence GTGGAAAAACGTTGGTATGTTGTTCAAACGTATGCTGGTTATGAAAATAAGGTAATGACCAATTTGTTAAAGCGTATTGAAACAATGAATATGCAAGAAAAAATCTTTCGAGTATTAATTCCGGAAGAAAAAGAAGTTAAAATTAAAGATGGTGTCCGTAAAGAAAAATTAAAGAAAACTTTTCCTGGATACGTTCTTGTTGAAATGATCGATACTGATGATTCTTGGTACATGGTACGTAATACACCAGGTGTTACGGGATTCTTAGGATCAAGTGGTAAGGGAACACGTCCAGTGCCACTTCCAACTGAAGAAATCACACCGATTCTTAAAAAGATGGGAATTACAAGCGTGGAAGTTTCAGTTGATATTGAAGTAGGTCAACAAGTATTAGTTGCAGCGGGTCCTTTCTCAGGGCAAGTTGGAAAAATTGAAACAATCGACAAAGAACATGGTAAGGTAAGTGTATTAGTGGATTTATTTGGACGTGAAACGCCAGTAGAATTGGATTTCGGACAAATTTGTGAAGTCGAATAA
- the rplK gene encoding 50S ribosomal protein L11 — MAKAVKSIIKLQIPAGKANPAPPVGPALGQAGANIQGFCQEFNERTREQMGSIIPVVITVYEDRSFTFVTKTPPASDLLKKAAGIQSGSALPHKEKVATLTKDQIRAIAEQKMPDLNANTVEAAMRIIEGSARQMGIVVED, encoded by the coding sequence GTGGCAAAAGCAGTAAAAAGTATTATTAAATTACAAATTCCTGCAGGAAAAGCAAATCCAGCTCCACCAGTAGGTCCAGCATTAGGACAAGCCGGTGCGAACATTCAAGGATTCTGTCAAGAATTCAATGAACGTACACGTGAACAAATGGGAAGTATTATCCCAGTAGTAATCACAGTTTATGAAGATCGTTCATTTACATTCGTTACAAAAACTCCACCAGCATCAGACTTATTAAAAAAAGCGGCTGGAATTCAAAGTGGATCAGCTTTACCTCATAAAGAGAAAGTTGCTACTTTAACTAAAGATCAAATTCGTGCAATCGCTGAGCAAAAAATGCCAGACTTAAACGCGAATACAGTAGAAGCTGCAATGCGTATTATTGAAGGTTCTGCAAGACAAATGGGAATCGTTGTAGAAGACTAA